A genomic window from Cucumis melo cultivar AY chromosome 8, USDA_Cmelo_AY_1.0, whole genome shotgun sequence includes:
- the LOC127150568 gene encoding uncharacterized protein LOC127150568: protein MPPRRGARRGGGRGGRGAGRGQPAEQPAAPPVNPDVPVNPNAPVTQADLAAMEQRYQAMLQAALAPFLAAQQNQAAPVQDQPVVPPAPVQDQPVIPPAPVEAQPVPVQLSAEAKHLRDFRKYNPKTFDGSLDNPFRAQLWLTSIETIFRYMKCPEDQKVQCAAFCLEDRGTAWWETAERALGGDASKITWEQFRESFYAKFFSANVKHAKLQEFLNLEQGKLSVEQYDAEFDLLSRFAPDVVRDEAARTERFVNGLRLDLQGFVRALRPTTHADALRIALDLSLHERAGQSKVVGTGSASGQKRKAEAQPDVIPQRTPSLVDP from the exons atgccgccacgtagaggtgcacgccgaggaggtggcaggggaggcagaggagccggtcgtggccaaccggcggagcaacctgccgcgccgccagtcaaccccgacgtaccagtcaaccctaatgcaccggtcactcaggcggatctcgccgcaatggagcagcgttaccaggccatgctgcaagctgctctagcgccgttcctcgctgctcagcagaaccaggccgcccctgttcaggaccagcctgtagtccctccagcccctgttcaggaccagcccgtcatccctccagccccggtggaagctcagccggtgccagtacaactgtcagctgaggccaagcacttgagggattttaggaagtacaacccgaagactttcgacggatccttggacaacccctttagagcccagctgtggttgacatccatagagacgatcttcaggtacatgaagtgcccagaagaccagaaggtgcagtgtgcagctttctgtttggaggatagggggactgcctggtgggagactgctgagagggcgctgggaggagatgccagcaagatcacatgggagcaattcagggagagcttttatgctaagttcttctctgccaacgtgaagcacgccaagctccaagaattcctaaacttggagcaaggcaaactgagcgtggaacagtatgatgccgagttcgacctgttgtcccgttttgcccctgatgtggtaagggatgaggccgccaggactgagagatttgttaatggcctcaggttagacctccagggttttgtacgagctcttcgaccaaccactcatgcggatgctctacgcatagcactggatctgagcctgcatgagagagctggtcaatctaaggttgtcggcacagggtcagcctcgggacagaagaggaaggcggaGGCGCAGCCCGACGTAATACCACAGCGAACtccgag CCTTGTTGATCCTTGA